Proteins encoded in a region of the Rhodococcus sp. SBT000017 genome:
- a CDS encoding cation:proton antiporter gives MAETALALTELGAVFFVLGLLARVAGKFGVSPIPFYLLAGLAFGNGGIVTLGGIDEFSELASEIGVVLLLLLLGLEYTATELVTGLRRSWMAGLVDIVLNFTPGAVVALLLGWGGVGALVMGGVTYISSSGIIAKVLTDLGRLGNRETPIVLSILVFEDLAMAVYLPILTTVLMGASFLGGLEALGISLLVVTIVLVVALRYGSSVSALLDSKDREVMLLNVLGAALLVAGIASELQVSAAVGAFLLGIAISGSTAANATRVLEPLRDLFAAMFFVVFGLATDPATIPPVLGWAVVLAFATAATKIATGWWAARRQGIGRPGRLRAGAALVARGEFSIVIAGLAVAAGAVEGELAALATAYVLLMAILGPIAARVVEPVAQVLLRTKPAV, from the coding sequence GTGGCCGAGACTGCACTCGCTCTCACCGAACTGGGAGCGGTGTTCTTCGTCCTCGGCCTACTGGCACGCGTTGCAGGCAAGTTCGGTGTCTCCCCCATTCCGTTCTATCTGCTCGCCGGTCTCGCCTTCGGCAACGGCGGCATCGTCACCCTCGGCGGCATCGACGAGTTCAGTGAACTCGCCAGCGAAATCGGCGTCGTCCTGCTGCTGCTCCTGCTCGGACTCGAGTACACCGCCACCGAACTCGTCACCGGACTGCGCCGCTCCTGGATGGCCGGGCTGGTCGACATCGTCCTGAACTTCACCCCGGGCGCAGTCGTCGCACTACTGCTCGGCTGGGGCGGCGTCGGGGCGCTGGTGATGGGCGGTGTCACCTACATCTCGTCCTCGGGCATCATCGCCAAGGTCCTCACCGACCTGGGCCGACTCGGCAACCGCGAAACCCCCATCGTGCTGTCCATTCTGGTGTTCGAGGACCTCGCGATGGCCGTCTACCTGCCCATCCTCACCACCGTCCTGATGGGGGCCAGCTTCCTCGGCGGGCTCGAAGCTCTCGGGATATCTCTACTGGTCGTCACGATCGTCCTGGTCGTCGCTCTGCGCTACGGCAGTTCGGTGTCCGCATTGCTCGACAGCAAAGACCGCGAGGTCATGTTGCTCAACGTCCTCGGCGCTGCCCTACTGGTGGCGGGCATCGCGTCGGAACTGCAGGTCTCGGCCGCCGTCGGCGCGTTCCTGCTCGGCATCGCGATCTCCGGCTCGACGGCCGCCAACGCCACCCGCGTACTCGAACCCCTCCGCGACCTGTTCGCAGCGATGTTCTTCGTGGTGTTCGGACTCGCCACCGACCCCGCGACCATCCCACCGGTGCTGGGCTGGGCCGTCGTGTTGGCATTCGCCACCGCGGCCACGAAGATCGCGACGGGTTGGTGGGCGGCCCGGCGTCAGGGCATCGGCCGACCGGGACGCCTGCGTGCCGGCGCGGCGCTGGTGGCACGCGGCGAGTTCTCCATCGTCATCGCCGGGCTGGCCGTGGCCGCAGGCGCGGTGGAGGGCGAGCTGGCGGCCCTGGCGACGGCATACGTGCTGCTGATGGCAATCCTGG
- the mihF gene encoding integration host factor, actinobacterial type, translating into MALPVLTPEQRTAALAKAAEARTARSKLLASVKSGELSVADVLAKAENDEIVKKTKVSALIKALPGVGSVRAAQLLEQLSIADTRRIGGLGANQREALLAAVAS; encoded by the coding sequence ATGGCTTTACCAGTATTGACACCGGAACAGCGCACCGCGGCGCTGGCCAAGGCGGCCGAGGCACGCACTGCGCGGTCGAAGCTGCTCGCATCCGTCAAGTCCGGCGAACTCAGCGTCGCTGACGTTCTCGCCAAGGCGGAGAACGACGAGATCGTCAAGAAGACCAAGGTGTCCGCCCTGATCAAGGCCCTGCCGGGTGTTGGTTCCGTGCGCGCCGCACAGCTGCTCGAGCAGCTGTCCATCGCCGATACCCGCCGTATCGGTGGCCTCGGTGCAAACCAGCGCGAAGCCCTCCTGGCTGCCGTCGCATCCTGA
- the fadD5 gene encoding fatty-acid--CoA ligase FadD5: MAAHPNEPGLSNRNNWNNHVRRHALMQPEAVALRFQGRSISWRELDDRVSRFAGALHSRGIGFGDRVLIVMLNRPEYLEAVLAINALGALAVPVNFRMTPPEVAFLAQNSGSTLVITDETLAPLAEAVVAQGDSLTEIITVGDAYEALLSTVEPAYTVDVPDDAPALIMYTSGTTGRPKGAVLTHANMQAQAFTCIRALQMSATDEVGFCASPMFHIAALGSLAPSLLLGIPTVVHPVGAFDPGTLLDVLAAEGVTNLFLVPVQWQAMCAEQAANPRELALRVISWGAAPASDTVLRAMSATFPGAMNVAVFGQTEMSPITCVLDGVDALRKLGSVGRVIPTIAARVVDDEMNDVAQGEIGEIVYRGPTLMREYWENPDATADAFHGGWFHSGDLVRQDEEGFVFVVDRKKDMIISGGENIYCAEVENVLFSHPRILEAAVIGRADDRWGEVPVAVVALHDSPGTPDLTLDELLVWLGDHLARFKHPKELVVVDALPRNASGKVVKVALRKTYSPAPA; encoded by the coding sequence ATGGCCGCTCACCCGAACGAACCCGGATTGTCCAACCGAAACAACTGGAACAACCACGTTCGACGGCACGCCCTCATGCAGCCCGAAGCGGTGGCGCTTCGATTTCAGGGACGATCGATCAGCTGGCGCGAACTCGACGACCGCGTGTCGCGGTTCGCGGGCGCTCTGCACAGCCGCGGAATCGGATTCGGCGACCGGGTGTTGATCGTGATGCTCAACCGTCCCGAATACCTCGAGGCGGTACTGGCGATCAACGCGCTCGGCGCTCTCGCCGTCCCGGTGAACTTCCGGATGACTCCACCGGAGGTGGCGTTTCTCGCACAGAACAGCGGCTCCACCCTGGTGATCACCGACGAGACCCTCGCTCCGCTGGCCGAAGCAGTTGTAGCGCAAGGCGATTCACTCACCGAAATCATCACCGTCGGAGACGCCTACGAGGCGCTGCTGTCCACCGTCGAGCCGGCGTACACCGTCGACGTTCCGGACGACGCCCCGGCACTGATCATGTACACCTCGGGCACCACCGGAAGACCCAAGGGCGCTGTGCTCACGCACGCGAACATGCAGGCCCAGGCATTCACCTGCATCCGGGCACTGCAGATGAGCGCCACCGACGAGGTCGGCTTCTGCGCCTCACCGATGTTCCACATCGCCGCACTCGGCAGCCTCGCGCCGAGCCTGCTGCTCGGCATTCCCACCGTCGTCCACCCGGTCGGAGCATTCGATCCGGGCACCCTGCTCGACGTACTCGCCGCCGAGGGTGTCACCAACCTCTTCCTCGTCCCCGTGCAGTGGCAGGCGATGTGCGCCGAGCAGGCTGCCAACCCGAGAGAACTTGCCCTGCGGGTCATTTCCTGGGGTGCCGCCCCGGCATCCGACACCGTCCTGCGCGCGATGTCGGCAACGTTCCCGGGTGCGATGAACGTCGCGGTCTTCGGACAGACCGAGATGTCGCCCATCACCTGCGTGCTCGACGGCGTCGACGCCCTCCGCAAACTCGGCTCCGTCGGACGCGTCATCCCGACCATCGCAGCACGCGTCGTCGATGACGAGATGAACGACGTGGCGCAGGGCGAGATCGGCGAAATCGTCTATCGAGGGCCCACATTGATGCGCGAATACTGGGAGAACCCCGACGCGACGGCAGATGCATTCCACGGCGGCTGGTTCCACTCGGGCGACCTCGTACGCCAGGACGAGGAAGGCTTCGTGTTCGTCGTCGACCGCAAGAAGGACATGATCATCTCCGGCGGCGAGAACATCTACTGCGCCGAAGTCGAGAACGTCCTGTTCTCCCATCCCAGAATCCTCGAGGCTGCAGTGATCGGCCGCGCCGACGACAGATGGGGCGAGGTGCCCGTCGCGGTGGTGGCACTGCACGATTCGCCGGGCACCCCCGACCTGACCCTCGACGAGCTTCTCGTGTGGCTCGGCGACCATCTCGCGCGGTTCAAGCACCCCAAGGAATTGGTCGTCGTCGACGCCCTCCCGCGCAACGCGAGCGGCAAGGTGGTCAAGGTCGCACTCAGGAAGACCTACTCGCCTGCACCTGCCTGA
- a CDS encoding TetR/AcrR family transcriptional regulator has translation MSETGTTAQRRRPRNRKAQILVAAAEAFSERGYHPVGIEDIAATVGISGPALYRHFPTKYSLFVDTVMRMTDSLVAATDPAVIEVEDPQARIDAVIGAIIATTIDNRRTGGLYRWEGRYLVGSDRDYLRRALRTVHERVTVPLRQLRPDLSEADAALLATASISAVASITAHRSALSAKQIEESMLAAARSVLRTDLPQQGSASPHREAVLEHASKREELLHHSIRLFYLHGYHEVGLDDIGAAASITASSVYRYFPSKAELLEAALHRANAQLTDTLAGALEQSNSPVDAVRTFARLYTELTFRQGELVAVYFAEIGNLPADRRSTLRRIQRHNIDGWAQLLREARPNTSVVVSKFLIHAALGLVFDVGRTVRFERSDRTMARVQQTMTAVLLG, from the coding sequence ATGAGCGAGACAGGTACGACGGCGCAGCGGCGTCGGCCACGGAATCGAAAGGCGCAGATTCTGGTGGCCGCAGCCGAGGCCTTCAGCGAGCGCGGCTATCACCCCGTCGGAATCGAGGACATCGCCGCCACCGTCGGCATTTCCGGACCCGCGCTGTACCGGCACTTCCCCACCAAGTACTCCCTGTTCGTCGACACCGTCATGCGGATGACCGACTCCTTGGTCGCTGCAACCGATCCGGCCGTCATCGAGGTGGAGGACCCGCAGGCCCGGATCGACGCGGTCATCGGTGCCATCATCGCCACCACCATCGACAATCGCCGCACCGGTGGGTTGTATCGATGGGAGGGGCGCTATCTCGTCGGTTCGGACCGCGACTACCTACGCCGCGCGCTGCGAACGGTGCACGAGCGGGTGACGGTCCCGTTGCGGCAGCTGCGCCCCGATCTGTCCGAGGCGGATGCCGCACTGCTGGCCACGGCGTCGATCAGTGCCGTCGCCAGCATCACCGCGCATCGATCGGCGTTGTCGGCCAAACAGATCGAGGAGTCGATGCTTGCTGCGGCACGGTCGGTACTGCGGACCGATCTTCCGCAGCAAGGCAGTGCATCTCCCCACCGCGAAGCCGTGCTGGAGCACGCATCGAAACGCGAAGAGCTGCTGCACCATTCGATTCGCCTGTTCTATCTGCACGGCTACCACGAGGTGGGCCTGGACGACATCGGCGCAGCAGCGTCGATCACCGCCTCCAGCGTGTACCGCTACTTCCCCAGCAAGGCCGAGTTGCTCGAGGCCGCGTTGCATCGCGCCAACGCCCAGCTCACCGACACCCTCGCCGGTGCGCTCGAGCAATCGAACTCCCCGGTGGACGCGGTGCGGACCTTCGCGAGGCTGTACACCGAATTGACCTTCCGGCAGGGCGAACTCGTGGCCGTGTACTTCGCCGAGATCGGAAATCTACCGGCCGATCGGCGGTCCACACTGCGCCGGATCCAGCGCCACAACATCGACGGCTGGGCGCAGCTACTGCGTGAGGCGCGGCCGAACACGAGCGTGGTGGTCTCGAAATTTCTGATCCACGCCGCTCTCGGGTTGGTCTTCGACGTCGGTCGCACGGTGCGGTTCGAGCGCTCCGACCGAACCATGGCCCGGGTGCAGCAGACGATGACAGCGGTACTCCTGGGATGA
- a CDS encoding DUF4334 domain-containing protein, whose protein sequence is MSENRTIARANELLAQQSGVLASELDELWSQLAPVRAEDILGSWTGAAFQTGHGLCRALPASKWHGKNFVSVTEAQPLICRADDGSLFSNVEMGSGEASLWNIEFRGEVTATMVYDGKAVFDHFKQIDDRRLMGIMNGKPELVLSRGEHFYFVLERD, encoded by the coding sequence ATGTCCGAGAACCGAACGATCGCGCGCGCAAACGAATTGCTCGCACAGCAATCGGGTGTCCTGGCCAGTGAACTGGACGAACTCTGGTCGCAGCTCGCCCCCGTACGCGCCGAGGACATCCTCGGAAGCTGGACCGGTGCCGCCTTCCAGACCGGCCACGGACTGTGCCGGGCACTGCCCGCCAGCAAGTGGCACGGTAAGAACTTCGTCTCCGTGACCGAGGCGCAACCGTTGATCTGCCGCGCCGATGACGGCTCGCTGTTCTCCAACGTCGAGATGGGGTCCGGGGAAGCCTCGCTGTGGAACATCGAGTTCCGCGGCGAGGTGACCGCCACGATGGTGTACGACGGCAAAGCCGTTTTCGATCACTTCAAGCAGATCGACGACCGCAGGCTGATGGGCATCATGAACGGCAAACCGGAGCTGGTGCTCTCTCGCGGCGAGCACTTCTACTTCGTGTTGGAGCGAGACTGA
- a CDS encoding NAD(P)-dependent alcohol dehydrogenase → MVAARALLSRDPADSFTVENIDIDEPRENEILVRMKATGICHTDLVARRAGSAQRPVLLGHEGAGVVESVGRSVHGIDPGDHVVLTFRHCGVCGNCRQGRPAYCVDGHALNQFGARADGTSRVTSAGAPVLDGFFGQSSFSEFALTRQDNTVVVDRDIDFAVAAPLGCSVQTGTGAVLNVLKPRSGDTVVVHGAGGVGMAAVLAAITSGARVIAVERSSARRELASSLGAHAVIDPESEDAAAALLDATDGGATHALDTTGNAEVIRDAMAALGKGGTLAIVALGRGVLQLDLLDTVLSGRGIRGCLEGDAVPQQFIPTLAEMYSAGALPVDALITRYPYDRIDSALGDHRRGDTVKPVLEWP, encoded by the coding sequence ATGGTCGCTGCGCGGGCACTGCTCTCGCGTGATCCTGCCGACTCGTTCACCGTCGAGAACATCGACATCGACGAACCCCGCGAGAACGAGATCCTGGTCCGGATGAAGGCGACGGGGATCTGCCATACCGATCTCGTTGCGCGACGGGCAGGTTCGGCCCAGCGGCCAGTACTGCTCGGGCACGAGGGCGCAGGCGTGGTCGAGTCGGTGGGCCGGTCCGTCCACGGAATCGATCCCGGCGACCATGTGGTGCTGACGTTCCGGCACTGCGGTGTGTGCGGCAATTGCAGGCAGGGACGGCCCGCCTACTGCGTGGACGGCCACGCTCTCAACCAGTTCGGTGCACGCGCGGACGGCACGTCCCGCGTCACGAGCGCGGGTGCTCCGGTGCTCGACGGATTCTTCGGACAGTCGAGTTTCTCCGAGTTCGCGCTGACCCGTCAGGACAACACCGTCGTCGTCGATCGGGATATCGACTTCGCCGTCGCAGCTCCGCTCGGGTGCAGCGTGCAGACAGGCACCGGTGCGGTGCTGAACGTCCTGAAGCCCCGGTCCGGGGACACCGTGGTGGTGCACGGAGCGGGTGGGGTGGGGATGGCGGCAGTGCTCGCGGCGATCACGAGCGGTGCCCGCGTGATCGCGGTGGAACGATCGAGCGCCAGAAGGGAATTGGCGTCGAGTCTCGGTGCGCACGCAGTCATCGATCCCGAGTCGGAGGATGCGGCAGCTGCGCTACTGGACGCGACCGACGGAGGCGCTACGCATGCACTCGACACCACCGGCAACGCCGAGGTGATCCGCGACGCGATGGCCGCTCTAGGCAAGGGCGGCACGCTGGCGATCGTGGCCCTCGGCCGCGGTGTGTTGCAGCTGGATCTGCTGGATACGGTGTTGAGCGGTAGGGGTATTCGCGGATGCCTCGAGGGCGACGCCGTCCCGCAGCAGTTCATCCCGACGCTCGCCGAGATGTACTCCGCGGGGGCGCTCCCCGTCGATGCGCTGATCACCCGCTATCCGTACGACCGGATCGACTCCGCGCTCGGCGACCACCGCCGCGGAGACACC